In Candidatus Vicinibacter proximus, the genomic stretch ATTGTTGAAACATTTCCTAATTTTCCTTTTTCATTTTTCAATATTCTATGCCAAAGTAATTTTCCATTTGGATCAAGTTTGGCAACAAATGCTTCTCCTATACCATCCGGTGATTGTATATAATGTTCTGAATCAAGCCAAACTTTCCCTCGATGGGCTCCGGCAATTAGAATATTTCCTTGCAAATCAGTAGATAAAAATAAACCTGCATCCAAAACTCCTGTAAAATTATCTATGAATTTATGTTGCCATATACATTGACCTTTTGAGTTATACTTGACTAAAAACTCAATGTAGGTATTTTCAGTATTTGAGATATATTTATTTCCACACAGTTCAATCGGTGAAATTAAGTAACTAATAGCTACTATGGTGTTTGAAAATGAATCTGTTGTTAGTCCGTAACTTCCTATACTGCTATTATGCCCTTCAGAAATTATCCAATCAAATTTTGGAATCTGTGCATGAATCAAAGAGTATGAACAAAGAAGAGTAAAAATAAAGAATCGCATGATCTATCTTTTTAAATAGAAAATTTGGCCCACCCATCAGTCTTAATAATGGATGGGCCTTATGAATTTATTTATGAATGATGAGGTGTTGAGTGGAAAGTGTTTTCCCTTTAATATCTAGCAATTCGACGATATATATTCCTGAAGAAAAGCCAGAAAAATCAACACTGACAGTGCCTTGTTTTCTGAAATGAGTTATGTAACTCTGATGCCTTCCATAAAGATCTGAGATCCTAACTGATTGGATAAGATCAGTGTTATTAATACTTTCAATCAAAACCATGCCATTGGTTGGATTTGGATATATGTATGAAGGAATGAATTGCTTAAGCCCTTGCTGTTGTCCTCCAAATTCTTCTTCGTTGCAATTGAATAATGGAATGTACCTACTTTGTTCTTCATAAGAATTTGAACTAGTCAAAATCTGAATATTGCCTTTACAAAATGCTTTTAATCCCCCTAATTGATTTAAGTCTTTACTTAAACTTTTGATTGAACCATAGTCTATGATTTTTCTTTTTTAAAAATACAGAAAATTCCAAATATCTATAATGTAAAAATAACACTATGCGTCCTTTACTCCACCACCACCCGCTCCACACTGCTCCTTCCTTCTATATCTCGATACCTTACGAAATAAACTCCGGCAGGCCATTCGTGCATATCAACAATAGCAGATGTAGATCCTTCACTAATGATTAATGACTTCATAACAGTGCCAGTAGTTGTCAATATCTCTACAATGCCATCAGCACTCAGATCATCATCAAAACGAATCTGTATTAAATCTCTGGCGGGGTTAGGGTGGATATAAATTAAGCTACGCGCTTGGTTTCTCTGATCTTTAGATCCCACCATCCCATCAGGACTGATACGGGCTATGAATCCATCAGCAGTAGGATTGCATGTTGGTTTATTAATGAATTTGTAAAGTGAATGTTCCCCAAGAGACAATGTATCAGAACTAAACTGTCCAGAAATAATTACACCAAGGTCAGATTGAATGCTAACATCAAGTATTCTATCAAAATCATTTCCTCCCCAACAATATACATTTTCAATCTTACCTGATAGATTTGTGATTAGGTAAACCATATCATATTGATTAATGGCCCCTTTCCCTTTTCTATATATCACAAGATCATCTATAACAAATGAATCCTTGGTTAAACTCCATGTAGTAATTAACTTATTTTCTTTTGTCATACCACTAAAGTTTCCAAAATTATTTGCAATGCCAATATCAAAAGCTTTAATCCATTTTCTGTTACCATTTGAGTCCAGCATTGCAATATAGCTTGGTTCATTTAAATTTGGAATATTAAACAAGCTGTCTAAAATATTATACGGACCTATATTCATGGAAACTCCGCACAAATATATATTTTTCATTCTATCAATTTCCAATCCCCCTAAATAATCTTGAGTATGACTAACACCATATCCCTTTAACCATAAAACCTCACCGTTACTTGATAATTTGAAAACAAAAGCATCTGCAAATGAATTAGAGCTCTGATTAGTATTATAATAAGTTTTTTGATCAACTTGAAAGAATTTTCCAGTAATATTTCCTACTGCCACAACATTTCCTTCATAGTCGCTTTTAATATTGTATAATTTAACTCCTCCATTAGGCGACTGCATAGGTTTTGTCCATACAAGTTCACCATTTTTATCTAACTTTATAATAGTGGAATTATATTTTAAATTTATATTATTATAAAGTATAGGGACTTCATTATAAATAAGCGGTTCAAAGGAATGATCCACTAGAAGAAATATATTTCCAAATCTGTCTGTATGTATACCTGTATAGGGAGCAGCTTTTGTAGGATCTCTAACTTTTAAAATTTTATACCAAAACAATTTACCATCCTTATTATATTTAGAAACTACAATTTGGGTATGTTGAGGAGATCCGGAATCAATAAATATTCCAGGAGAAAGCTCGATTATTCCACTAAACGATGATACAAAATACCAATTATCTTCTTGATCTATTTCGAGACTTGAAATTCCATCTGTGGCACCTTCTGCAGTTGATAATTGATGAGTCCACACACAATTTCCATTTTTGTCTAGTTTATACATCATGCTGCCAACCGGAAATTCATTGTTTGCTGGATTAAAGTATTTTGAACATAAGTCTACATTGGGATAAATTGGTGGATCTGAGAAAAAGTAGGCCAAACAAATTAAATTATCCTCTGAATCTGCATCGGAATTAACCACTTGTATTAGGGCATCAGTCTTTAAAATATGTTTAACCCAATCAAATTTCTGTGCATCTAATACAAAAGGCAAACCCGATATAATTAGGATATAATAGATCCAAATTTTTTTCATAATCTAATATATTAAAAAATTAACAGAAAGATTTGCTAAAAGTAGCAAATCTTTCTGTTAATATAATTCAAAAAGTTATCTTATGACTTGAAACTTTATAAGCTTCCTTTCTTTTCCTTGTAGGCAATCAATAAAGTATAACCCAGGCAATAAGCGATCGACTTGAAGTTTGTAAAGATCATCTTGAACTTGAACAATTTTCAACTGATGTTTATTGCTATAACTATCATAAATGCTAAAGGAAATAGGACATTCTACCAAATCAGTAACGAAGCCAGTATTGAATAAAAAGACCCCATCTGTCGGATTAGGATAACCATTAACAGGCTGGAATTGCTTAAGCCCTTGCTGTTGACCTCCATATTCTTCTTCGTTGCAATTGAATAATGAAATGTACCTACTTTGTTCATCATAAGAATTTGAACTAGTCAAAATCTGAATATTGCCTTTACAAAATGCTTCTAATCCCCCTAATTGATTTAAGTCTTTACTTAAACTTTTTGATTGAACCATAGCCTATGATTTTTCTTATTAAAAATAAAGAAAATATCAAATATCCAAAATTTAAAAATAACAACCATGCATCCTCTACTCCACCACCACTCGCTCCACACTGCTCCTACCTTCCATATCACGATACCTTATGAAATAAACTCCCGCAGGCCAGTTGCGCACATCTACATTAGTGGATGTAGATCCTTTATTGATGTGAAGGAACATCATCAATGTGCCTGTATTAGTCAGTATTTCGATATGTCCATCAGCGTGCAGCTCCTCATCAAATTGAATCTGAATTAAATCTCGTGCTGGGTTTGGATGAATAGAAATCAAACTACTCTCTTGTTTACTCACATCCTTAGATCCCACCATCCCATCCGGAGAGATGCGGGCAATGAAGGCAGATGATGTGTATTGGTCTCCAATTTGTTTTCTGGCTACTGTGGGTAATGCATAGTTTCCGAAATACAGTGTATCTGAAGTAAATGTTCCACTGATAACAAGACCTCCATCAGAATGAAGGCCTCCAGACCAATGACCATAGTTGCCATAATCGCGTCCCTTACCATGTATGTGAAAGACTTGTCTAATTTCTCCTTTTGTGTCCAAACGCAGGTACAAAATATCAGGAGAAGAATTTGAGGAGCAGAAATAAGGAATGTTATTAAAATAAAACGTATCCGGCTCCAGCTTACAACTCACCCATAAGTCTTGATTCTTGTTCAATAAAATATTATAAATTCCAAAATGTCCAAACACTTGCTGGTCATCAAATAACCACTCAAGCTCATAATTAGGTTTAATTTTTGCTAAATAATTATTCCATTCACGATTAGCCTTTAACCTCTTTACTCTGCCTGAAAGGATTTCAATCTCTTCACTTAGAAAACTTGTGCCACCAACATATATATTGTCCTCAATGTCAATCTCTAAAGTCATTAAATAATCACTGCCCTCACCTCCTATAGACTGTAAATAGACCACATCTCCATTCTGGTCTAAAACGGTCAACACAGCATCTGAAGATTCCTCTGGCTTTGCGATATTCCTGTTTTCTATTACATTACTATCAACTGTAAGGTCTGATCCTGAAAATGAACCTGCTAAAACTACTTGATTCTTACTATTTATTTGAATCTCTTGAAAACTGCTAAAGTAAGCTTCAAATTTTTTATGCCATAACAGATTACCATCAGGGCTTAACTTAAATAGGGTAGTTTTTGAACCTCCCCAATTAGAATTGTATTCAATAGGTAAATCTTCAAAAAACAACCTGCTCAAACTATGGGAAGAGGTCAAATAAATATTTCCTTCCTGATCTGCCTGCAATCCATCCACTGCTACATCTCCTGCTTTTCCATTCTCTAATTTAAAAATTTTATGCCAAAGCAGCTTTCCATTCAAATCAAGTTTTGCAACGAAAGCTTCTCTCACACCATCAGGTGATTGTATAAAATGATCAGAGTCCAGCCATACTTTACCACGATGAGCTCCGCTGATTAAAATATTTCCCTGTCTGTCTGTAGATAAAAATAATCCGAGATCAATGACTCCTGTTAAATTATCAGTTAATTGATGTTTCCAAATACATTGTCCTTTAGAATTATATTTTATTAAAAAAAGACTGCTGTGTATTCAGTATTAAAATTAAATAAATCATTGCATAAATTGAAGGGTGACAGAGTGTATTCAATAGAAGCAATGGTGTTACCTAACACATCTGTTGTAACTAAATAAAAACCAATATTACTCATATTTCCTTCAGCAATAATCCAATCAAACTTTGGAATCTGAGCTTGAAGTAAAGAATTTAAATACAAAAAAACAAAAATAATAATGCGCATGATAAGTCAATTTAATTAAAAAATAAGGCCCACCCACAAGAATTATTAATGGGTAGGCCTTAGTAATTTATCTATGGATCATAAGTCGTTGAGTGGAAATGGTTTTTCCTTTTACATCAAGCAATTCGACGATATATATTCCGGAAGATAATGAAGAGAAATCTAAACCTATAGATCCATGTTTATTTAATATTGGCCGGTGAATCTGATGGCGGCCATATAGATCTGAGATCCTCACATTTTGAATGATTTCAGCATTTATATCACAATCAATCAAAACAATCCCTGTAGATGGATTTGGATATATTCCCACAGGAATAAATTGTTTAAGTCCAAGCTGTTGTCCTCCAAATTCTTCTTCTTCACAATTGAATATTGGAATGTACCTACTTTGTTCTTCATAAGAATTTGAACTAGTCAAAATCTGAATATTGCCTTTACAAAATGCTTTTAATCCCCCTAATTGATTTAAGTCTTTACTTAAACTTTTTGATTGAACCATAGCCTATGATTTTTCTTATTAAAAATAAAGAAAATATCAAATATCCAAAATTTAAAAATAACAACCATGCATCCTCTACTCCACCTCCATTCGTTCCACACTACTCCTACCTTCCATATCGCGATATCTAACAAGATAAATTCCTGCCGGCCAGTTGCGCACATCTACATTAGTGGATGTAGATCCTTTATTGATGTGAAGGAACATCATCAATGTGCCTGTGGTAGTCAGTATTTCGATATGTCCATCAGCGTGCAGCTCCTCATCAAATTGAATCTGAATTAAATCTCGTGCTGGGTTTGGATGAATTGAAATCAAATTACTCTCTTGTTTTCTCACATCCTTAGATCCCACCATCACATCCGGTGAGATATTGGCGATAAATCCATCAGAAGTAAGATTTCCTGTTGGTTTATTAGCGAATTTGTAAAGTGAATGTTCTCCAAGTGTCAAAGTATCAGAACTAAATCCTCCTGATATAGTTATCTCTCCATTTGGCAGAACAACAATGTTATAAATAATATCATCCTTTTCTCCTCCCCAACTATAAAGGCTAACAATTCTACCACTTGTATCTATTATGAGATAAATCATGTCATATTGATTTTCCTGTCCTTTATTAATTCTCTTGAGTACCTTTTCTTCAATCTTTATTGAATCCTTGGTTAAACTCCAGGCGATATGTAATTGATTCTTTTTATCAATTGCAGTAACATAACCATTATTATTTGAGACGCCAAAGTCATATACTCGAAACCATTGTTTAATACCATCTGAATTTAACTTTGCTATACAGGAAGGCATTTCAAGTAAAGTGTCTGTAATTAAAGTGTCAAATAACTCAAAAGGACCTGAATAAGATGGCCTTATTGTAAGATAAATATTATCCTGAAGGTCTATCTCAAGTCCACTACCATAATCATCGGTATTCTTACCTCCGAATGAATGAAGCCAAAGCACATCACCATTACATGAAAACTTAATTATAAATCCATCATATTTTTGTAAATTTCCTTGATAAGAATTGATAATTTCCTGGCTATCAACTTTCATTGATTTACCAATGAACGTCCCAAGAATAATTATATTTCCATTATGATCACTCTTCAAATTCTTTAATTGAGGCGATCCGTATTCTGATTCGAATAATTTTGACCAAATCAAATTTCCTTCCTTATCTAGTTTTAGAATTCTACTAAAATATTTTAATGGCATGTGATTATTCTGAACAATTTGATTTTCAAAAAATAATATTTCCTGTCCATGATCAAGCAAAAGATAAAGATTTTCACTAGAATCATTTTCAATTCCTGAAATCACTGTATAGGTTTTACTTGGGTCCTTAACTTTTAGAGTTTTATACCAAACGAGTTCGCCCTTTGAATCATACTTTGCAATAAAACTATACGAGTTTTGTGGAGATCCTGAATCTAAAAATATACCTGGTGCCAAATTAATTTTACCAATAAAAGAACCTGAAAGATAAAAATTGTCACCCTTGTCAATTGAAATATATAAACCTCCAGCTGCTCCGCTATCAGAATGGAGAGTATGAGTCCAAAGACAATTGCCTTTCTTGTCTAAATATATAATCATGCTACCATAATTATCAAAAGGCGGTATATATTTATTACACATTGTCACTCCTGGTAATTCAGGTAAGAAAGTTAAAAATTCAACTATACCAATATAATTTCCCTTTTTATCGATTTCTAAATCAATCCAATGCATTGTACCATCAGTCTTAAGCAAATGATTGGTCCAACCAAATTTTTGAGCGTCTGTAGATAAAGACAAAAGCGAATTTATTATCAGAAAAACGACCCTAATATTTTTCATATTCAGTCTAATTAATATATTAATGAAAAGATATGCTAACATTAATATACCTTTTCATTAATATAATTCAAAAAGTTATCTAATGACTTTAAACTTTATAATTTTCCTCTCTTTCCCTTTTGAGCATTCAATAATGTACAACCCAGGGAATAAACAATCGGCTTGAAGTTCGTAAAGATTATCTTGCACTTGTGTAATATTCAACTGATACTCATGGCCATAAATGTCATAAATACTAAAGGATATAGGACTTTCTACCAAATCATTAAAGAAGCCAGTTTTTAATAAAAATAACCCATCTGATGGATTGGGATAACCACTAACAGTCTTGAATTGCTTAAGCCCTTGCTGTTGTCCTCCAAATTCTTCTTCGTTGCAATTGAATAATGAAATGTACCTACTTTGTTCATCATAAGAATTTGAACTAGTCAAAATCTGAATATTGCCTTTACAAAATGCTTCTAATCCCCCTAATTGATTTAAGTCTTTACTTAAACTTTTTGATTGAACCATAGTCTTTGATTTTTCTTTTTTAAAAATACAGAAAATTCCAAATATCTATAATGTAAAAATAACACTATGCGTCCTTTACTCCACCACCACCCGCTCCACACTGCTCCTACCTTCCATATCACGATACCTTACGAAATAAACTCCCGCAGGCCAGTTGCGCACATCTACATTAGTGGATGTAGATCCTTTATTGATGTGAAGGAACATCATCAATGTGCCTGTGGTAGTCAGTATTTCGATATGTCCATCAGCGTGCAGCTCCTCATCAAATTGAATCTGAATTAAATCTCGTGCTGGGTTTGGATGAATAGAAATCAAATTACTCTCTTGTTTACTCACATCCTTAGATCCCACCATCCCATCCGGTGACATGCGGGCTATAAAGCCTGTGGAAGTCCTATCACCTATTTTCTGCCTAGAGACCTTTGGGATTGCGATATCTCCAAAAAACAATGTATCTGAGGAAAATAGACCACTTATCACTATTCCACCATCTGGATGTAGACCTGTACAATCCACACATCCAGTTCCTTCCCATCCATTACCGTTAAGCTGGAAAACCTGATCGATATTGCCACTATTTTTAAATCTAATGAAAAGAAAATCCGGCGAAGAATCACTCATACTGACAAAAGGTATTCCATTTAAAATAATGGTATCATTACTGAGACGCCAGGCAGTCCAAAGATCTTTATTCTTGTTTAGTACAATAAAATGCAAACTAAACCATCCAAGTACATGATCATCGAAAAGCCATTCGAGTTCATAATTAGGATTTATCTTAGCGAGAAAATTGATACTATATTGACTGGAAGGGAGACTGAATATCTTTTTTGAAAATATATCAATTTCTTTACTTTCACTAGTACCACCTATAAAAATATTACCTTGTTCATCAATTGTCATATCAGATACATACTCTGGCTTGTTACCACCCAAAGATTTTATAAATTTTACATTTCCGGTTTGGTCTAAAACTAATAACACTGCATCCGATGATATTTTAGGGTTAACAGTATCTCGATTTCTCAAAATAACCTGATCGACACTTAATTCAGTCCCTGTAAAAGATCCCGCCAGAATTATTTGTTGATTGTTGTTAATTTTTATGTGTTGAAAAATATTAGAGTAACTTTCCATTTTTTTATACCATTCCATTTTTCCATTGGGATCAAGTTTAAAAACTGTGGCCTTATGAGATCCCACCAAAGATTGATACTCT encodes the following:
- a CDS encoding T9SS type A sorting domain-containing protein, with product MTSSNSYEEQSRYIPLFNCNEEEFGGQQQGLKQFIPSYIYPNPTNGMVLIESINNTDLIQSVRISDLYGRHQSYITHFRKQGTVSVDFSGFSSGIYIVELLDIKGKTLSTQHLIIHK
- a CDS encoding T9SS type A sorting domain-containing protein, with product MKKIWIYYILIISGLPFVLDAQKFDWVKHILKTDALIQVVNSDADSEDNLICLAYFFSDPPIYPNVDLCSKYFNPANNEFPVGSMMYKLDKNGNCVWTHQLSTAEGATDGISSLEIDQEDNWYFVSSFSGIIELSPGIFIDSGSPQHTQIVVSKYNKDGKLFWYKILKVRDPTKAAPYTGIHTDRFGNIFLLVDHSFEPLIYNEVPILYNNINLKYNSTIIKLDKNGELVWTKPMQSPNGGVKLYNIKSDYEGNVVAVGNITGKFFQVDQKTYYNTNQSSNSFADAFVFKLSSNGEVLWLKGYGVSHTQDYLGGLEIDRMKNIYLCGVSMNIGPYNILDSLFNIPNLNEPSYIAMLDSNGNRKWIKAFDIGIANNFGNFSGMTKENKLITTWSLTKDSFVIDDLVIYRKGKGAINQYDMVYLITNLSGKIENVYCWGGNDFDRILDVSIQSDLGVIISGQFSSDTLSLGEHSLYKFINKPTCNPTADGFIARISPDGMVGSKDQRNQARSLIYIHPNPARDLIQIRFDDDLSADGIVEILTTTGTVMKSLIISEGSTSAIVDMHEWPAGVYFVRYRDIEGRSSVERVVVE
- a CDS encoding T9SS type A sorting domain-containing protein, which produces MREAFVAKLDLNGKLLWHKIFKLENGKAGDVAVDGLQADQEGNIYLTSSHSLSRLFFEDLPIEYNSNWGGSKTTLFKLSPDGNLLWHKKFEAYFSSFQEIQINSKNQVVLAGSFSGSDLTVDSNVIENRNIAKPEESSDAVLTVLDQNGDVVYLQSIGGEGSDYLMTLEIDIEDNIYVGGTSFLSEEIEILSGRVKRLKANREWNNYLAKIKPNYELEWLFDDQQVFGHFGIYNILLNKNQDLWVSCKLEPDTFYFNNIPYFCSSNSSPDILYLRLDTKGEIRQVFHIHGKGRDYGNYGHWSGGLHSDGGLVISGTFTSDTLYFGNYALPTVARKQIGDQYTSSAFIARISPDGMVGSKDVSKQESSLISIHPNPARDLIQIQFDEELHADGHIEILTNTGTLMMFLHINKGSTSTNVDVRNWPAGVYFIRYRDMEGRSSVERVVVE
- a CDS encoding T9SS type A sorting domain-containing protein: MVQSKSLSKDLNQLGGLKAFCKGNIQILTSSNSYEEQSRYIPIFNCEEEEFGGQQLGLKQFIPVGIYPNPSTGIVLIDCDINAEIIQNVRISDLYGRHQIHRPILNKHGSIGLDFSSLSSGIYIVELLDVKGKTISTQRLMIHR
- a CDS encoding T9SS type A sorting domain-containing protein, whose amino-acid sequence is MKNIRVVFLIINSLLSLSTDAQKFGWTNHLLKTDGTMHWIDLEIDKKGNYIGIVEFLTFLPELPGVTMCNKYIPPFDNYGSMIIYLDKKGNCLWTHTLHSDSGAAGGLYISIDKGDNFYLSGSFIGKINLAPGIFLDSGSPQNSYSFIAKYDSKGELVWYKTLKVKDPSKTYTVISGIENDSSENLYLLLDHGQEILFFENQIVQNNHMPLKYFSRILKLDKEGNLIWSKLFESEYGSPQLKNLKSDHNGNIIILGTFIGKSMKVDSQEIINSYQGNLQKYDGFIIKFSCNGDVLWLHSFGGKNTDDYGSGLEIDLQDNIYLTIRPSYSGPFELFDTLITDTLLEMPSCIAKLNSDGIKQWFRVYDFGVSNNNGYVTAIDKKNQLHIAWSLTKDSIKIEEKVLKRINKGQENQYDMIYLIIDTSGRIVSLYSWGGEKDDIIYNIVVLPNGEITISGGFSSDTLTLGEHSLYKFANKPTGNLTSDGFIANISPDVMVGSKDVRKQESNLISIHPNPARDLIQIQFDEELHADGHIEILTTTGTLMMFLHINKGSTSTNVDVRNWPAGIYLVRYRDMEGRSSVERMEVE
- a CDS encoding T9SS type A sorting domain-containing protein, coding for MVQSKSLSKDLNQLGGLEAFCKGNIQILTSSNSYDEQSRYISLFNCNEEEFGGQQQGLKQFKTVSGYPNPSDGLFLLKTGFFNDLVESPISFSIYDIYGHEYQLNITQVQDNLYELQADCLFPGLYIIECSKGKERKIIKFKVIR
- a CDS encoding T9SS type A sorting domain-containing protein; translation: MRFFIFTLCYSYSLIHAQITKFDWIISEGYNSSIGNIQLTTDLFSNTIVAFRYIISPIEQCGKKYISNTENTDIEFLVKYNSKGQCIWQHKFTDNFTGVLDAGLFLSTDLLGNILIAGAHRGKVWLDSEHFIQSPDGVGEAFVAKLDPNGKLLWHRILKNEKGKLGEVSVGRVTTDQEGNIYLSSVHSYGHLILDSIRIEYQSLVGSHKATVFKLDPNGKMEWYKKMESYSNIFQHIKINNNQQIILAGSFTGTELSVDQVILRNRDTVNPKISSDAVLLVLDQTGNVKFIKSLGGNKPEYVSDMTIDEQGNIFIGGTSESKEIDIFSKKIFSLPSSQYSINFLAKINPNYELEWLFDDHVLGWFSLHFIVLNKNKDLWTAWRLSNDTIILNGIPFVSMSDSSPDFLFIRFKNSGNIDQVFQLNGNGWEGTGCVDCTGLHPDGGIVISGLFSSDTLFFGDIAIPKVSRQKIGDRTSTGFIARMSPDGMVGSKDVSKQESNLISIHPNPARDLIQIQFDEELHADGHIEILTTTGTLMMFLHINKGSTSTNVDVRNWPAGVYFVRYRDMEGRSSVERVVVE